In Palaemon carinicauda isolate YSFRI2023 chromosome 18, ASM3689809v2, whole genome shotgun sequence, a genomic segment contains:
- the LOC137657305 gene encoding uncharacterized protein, which yields MDQSWDFRLREELIRELGAILKIYMGLENIKVPRNAHQGHQAALHVFADASKQAFGVASYMVTIEGKCQLLTAMARVTPKRMLELDESQSIPKLVLNALLFGCRLAQYLIELRPETYVSTTVWFDASTALQWVHSRQSTSPYVLNRVEEINRIRLKCLLLLKHVPTSCNPADLASRGVAAKVVLKSNLWLHGPAWLIDVSACPNQSIFPTEWEIKACPIRLLPP from the coding sequence atggatcagaGTTGGGATTTCCGCCTTAGagaagaattgatccgcgagctcggtgccattcttaaaatTTACatgggtctcgagaacattaaagtgcctcgaaatgcacatcagggtcaccaggctgcattacatgtgtttgcagatgcctccaagcaagcctttggagtggcttcctacatggtcacaattgaaggtaaatgccagctcctcacagccatgGCACGAGTTActcctaaacgtatgctggaattggacgagagtcagtccattcccaagcttgtgTTGAatgcactcctgtttggatgccgactagcccagtatctgatagaattacgtccagaaacatacgtctctacaACAGTGTGGTtcgatgcctccacggccctgcagtgggtacacagccggcagagcacgtccccatatgttctcaacagggttgaggagataaaccgtataaggttgaaatgtctgttgcttctcaagcatgtccccacgtcaTGCAATCCCGCTGACCTGGCttcgcggggagtagccgccaaagtcgtcctcaagtccaacttatggcttcatggaccagcctggctgatcgacgtctcagcttgCCCTAACCAAAGCAtattccctactgaatgggagataaaagcctgtcccatcagacttttgccaccgTAA